From the genome of Magnolia sinica isolate HGM2019 chromosome 12, MsV1, whole genome shotgun sequence:
TCTCATGCCCAATATCTCTACCATATCTGCTCAACCAGAGCTAATTACACTGCTAACAGCACCTTCGAAACTAACCTCAACCAGCTTTTTTCCGTTATAACTTCCAACGCTCGCTTCATCAAGTATCCTACGACACCAAGGGCGATGATGGGGAAATAGTCAATGGCATCTTCCGGAGATATCAATACTGACCTCTGCAACACCTGCGTCAACCAGGCCAGTCCAGAAATCAAACTGACGTGCCACATGAGGACAGCTGCAGGCATATGGTATGAATACTGCACGTTGCGTTACTCAGACCGTATATTCAGATCTGTATACGATCCCGCATATAATTCCATACAGTTTTTTATGCTGAATTTGGTGAATGCATCGGTCCCTCAACAGTTCAAAGCGACTCTGAACCGTTTGATGAATAATATTTCTTCTGTGGCCACGTACGATCCTTCGGTTCCGAAGTTTGCAATCGGAGAAGCTAATTCTACGATCAATCAGACAATATATAGGCTTGTGCAGTGCACCCAGGATTTAACTAATGAAGATTGCAACGCATGCCTGCGAGATGCCATTTCTAAGATTCCGCCGGTGTGCTGTGATGGAAAGCTAGGCGGGCGAATTCTTGGTGCGAGTTGTAATTTGAGGTTCGAGGTCCACGCCTTTTACTAATCTTCAGCTGCCGTTACACCAGCTGCTCTaactccacctccacctccaacTACTGCCCCTACTGCTAGTAAGCATCGTTTCTAAGCTGTTAAGATTATAAAACGGCCGTTGCGTGTCAATATTTCTTTCATACCCCTATTTCATATACAATACTTTATTTCCGTTGCGGGTCACCTGGGTGGAATTTCCCAGTAGTGCAGAAGATGGGGCGCACCAGAAAGCCCACCAATGATAAACCCACTCATTAGGCGCGAACCACATCCATTCAGGTCATCGGTTGTCCATTGACTTCAGCAATGAAGGCTGCCAGATGAGTTAACCATCTGGTTTCGCCTTAGGCCGTAAATGCACACTTTGGGTGGGAGCACACCCATACATTAAGTCAGACTATTTCCAGCCCATTCATTTCATTAGGATAACCATGGTTTTTAGACTCGGTCGAATCCTGTATGAGTCATCCAAGTTGAATTGGACTACCCGCTCGCTCATGGAAAGGTAAAATGGAAGTAGGTGAGTTTCAAGTGGGGTCAATACCCAAAGAATGAGAAAAACAAAATTTCATTAATCTCACTTTTGAGAATTTAGAACAACTAGAATTTACGGTTTAGGGCTTGTCACTCCCAACACAGGTGAGTCGATCCCATTTACCCTCATTCCAGTTTGAGTCTCAGCTAAATTCAAGACCATATTAGTAGATCCAGGTCGCCAAGTCAATTAAGCATCCAAGTCAACTAGATAGCCTGCCTCATGAGCATGATCATCCAGGGTGTACAACATAGGTTAAAAATTCACTATTTAGGTGGGGCCACACCCATACATCCAGTCAGGTCGTTTGCAATCCGTTCATTACAACACTGGCCACCACCCTTGTTGGCGACAAGGAAAGCACTGTCAATGCTCACGTACAACGTTTCCGTGTGAACATTTTACATCTACAAGATACAAATGATGCAATTTGCATATTCAAACTTGCGGTACCTGAGGGCGTTTTTTTTCCTCCTTGTTTTTTGGTTGTCTTTAGCCTAGTCTTGATGAGGCTTATGATTCccaggtccttttttttttccgatGAAGCCCGAATGTAACTACTTCTTCATCAATGAATTttgccttaaaaaaataaaatagataaataataaaaaattgtggTACCTGCCATCCTTGTGCAGGGCATCAGTACTATCAAAATAGTAGGCCCCACGATGGAGATTTTTGGGCCAAAATTAAACTGTTCTGTTGGCCTACAATTTTTGTGATACTAATGTTCTACGCACCTGACTTGGACGGGTATTTTTCAACCATAAATGTTATAGAACATCTACTTGCACCTGAGAGGATTGGATGTTACCCCTGCTTTGCGGCACACTTTGATGATTGTttgtatatccatactgtccatctgtttaTTCAGTCCATTTTAGAATGCGGTACAAAAAtttatgcagatccaaaactaatgtggaccacacgacaggaaacagtggtgattgagtgcgtCACCATTCAAAAATTTAAAGGGCCCATAATAAAGTttaggtaatgtttatttgaaatctaacgtGATGATAATTTCAAGAAGATAATTTGGATGAAGGACAATTTAGAAAGATCaagttgattcaaaattttttgtctcacaaaaaaaaaaaaaaacaaaaaaaaccatggtttttcatcactgtttcttttggcatggtccgcctgagattgGTATTTTCTTAAGATTTGGGATGGGTCTTAAAatcagatggaaaaacagatggactgcatcAACATACAAGGAATACATTAAGGTAGGACCCCCACGGTTAGGGTAACACTCACTAATGTGTTACCGGGGTAACATGCAACCCGCTCCCTACTTACACGGGAttggcaggtgggccacactgaacaaaataaataaatctctacAAAATTTTGTTTTAGCGATAAGTTTATATGTTTCGTAGTAGCCCGTCTGAAGTGTGGAAACGGTCTTATTTTCAAGCGGATGAAAGGAGAGCGGATTGCATGTTCTTGGCATAGAGATATACCTGTTCCTGAGGCTGTGTGGGGCCTAATGAGATGTTTGTgacatatccactccatccatctgtttttaaatacTCCAATaagataggattctaaaaatcaggcagatccaaaggtaAGTTGGGCCATCACAAATGAAACAGTGAAACAGAAATGTCCAGcattgaaaactttctggagctgaccatgatgtttatatgccatccaagctgttcatatggTTATTAACAGGCATAAACTGTatgaaaaaataggaaaaaatatcatcctgatatgaAACTTCCGTCACCACCCTGGCATTCAATCTCTGCTGTTTCATGTTgtatgacccacatgagtttaggacatgcctttttttaaaaaaaaattaaaatttttttttattcaatttttaagGAACACTCATTGTATTCATTTGTGGGAAAATTACAGTATTTCGGGAAAACCACAGGGAATAAAGTGGCCCTGATGGATCCTATCATGCAGACCTAAACAATTTCGATTTCTCTAATGGAACCCAGCACAACCATATCTAAAAAGATCAGCCCTTTGATTAAGGGAGGGAGATGTCGCGCCTCACTATACCAATGGCTTTGTTGGCACTCGCTACCTTCACGCACCAGCTCATCTGCTGGCTCATTGGCTTCCCTTCTGATGTGTATGAACTAGCAAAGCCCAAGATGATTAATGGAAGAAATCCGAGTTATCCAGTGCCTCCATTTCCACCCAGCTTCGGACTTATGGTTCAATGCATTTACAACCACACTAGAATCTGATTCGACCACAGCCTTCTCGCGGCCTAGGCTGGTGCAATACAGCAGGCCCCAAGGCCCTCATGCACGGCTCTCAACTCagcgctttggatatgctttacacacacacatgccccgcacactcatgccttagtgggatttcatcacctatggatactcaacccttgaccgggtgttgaaactcctaagggccggtttggccgggcagattagatgggattggatggtattagagtggattgcactatttggattggtgcaagatctatgggattgctatatccggtctctttggcacacccggccaatcccggattaaaccttccaatccctttcaatcgaTGGTGATGTCAgcagattgtcttaagatctatgggattgctacaTTTCGGGATtaggatcccgtgtctgtttggcacgcctggccaatcccagggatctatcttccaatcccttccaatcccatccaattgccgggccaaacaggccctaagagtctaccaccggagcaagagtaaggatccagatATGCCTGATTCATGGATTCCTCTCTTTTTGTAgtatttaaaaacagatggacggagtggattcatcaaggacatttctgtgggccccacacagccccggcacATGTGTATCTCGGTGAcggggcacatgcaatccgctATCAGATGAGAGTGTCAGTCCTTGCACATGTGTCGTGTACTGGCACGTATGCCTGCGAGTTTTTCCACATCGGATATGGTGCGGGCAGACGCCTTGTTCCGTTTTTTATTCTAGATGCGACATCAGTCGTACAAGTCCAAAGTTATAATCTGAATGAAAACCGAGTGTTCAATAACAGCGGACTGTACTTATGAAGTCTGAAACTTTGATTCACACCGACGGGCGCGACTTTTTTGGATCTCCGGATCCACCGATGTCGGTGGATGCCTGacagtgggcccactttgatggacGTGTCTTATATCCATtcgttttgaaaaatcattttaggatggaTAATAATAATCGAAACAGTGGTAATCGtcaattactattattattattttttctgggCCACGGAAAATTTTGATCATACTTATGGCGcttcttaattcaagtctttgtgaccttactagtaagttagatggaaaataaacattcggaGGACTTCTAAGAGTGAGGATCCaaccactactgtttcctgtacgttcacctaagatttggatctgctttatttttcaaatcatcccaaaaaaatgagctttcaaaatagatgcatggtgtggatttaaggtgcatacatcacagtggaccccacagtcacgGATCAACCGAAGCTGTGCCCCATCCGAAGCCGATTAATTgatgagagcggattaggtgagaacccggcctcacccaacacggtgcggcaCTTACCGTACTTGAGATTACCGTGggttccaccttgatatatgaattatgtatctatgTCATTCATgcttttttctaaatcatttcacGGCATCATTGAcattatttcaaaaaattaagcagatccaattgtcatgtgtaccgtaccataagaaacagtggtgattgacctttccaccattgaaaacatcttAGGGCCTAAATTAATATTTCCCTAGTGCTTATTTATCATCCGATCTATTAACAATGCCAAATAAAGCCTGTATGAAAGGATAAAACAAATAATatcttgatcctaaacttttgatgggtattaatggtcaatcaacactgtttcctatcacATGGTGCATTTGGTAATTGAATCTGTTTCACTTTTTGAATAATGttataaaattatttggaaaaacggatggatggcctggatacataatacatacatcaaggtgggccccatgataaccccaccattagggccaCCGGCTTGGGTGAGGCCTAATCCATTCTCTTGAGTGACGTGCACACACCACTGACCTAGGTGATGTGTTGGCGTAGCCAAGTTGTGtcatggtgtatgtattatattcacattgttcatctatttcACGGGATTATTTTAGAGAAGATCCAAACttgaattggaccacaccatatagcACAGTGGGACAACaatgcccactattgaaaccttcctagggccatgaaattgtttatttaccatctaacctattaataaggtcatagcctggatggaggaaaaacataaatatcaacttgatctaaaacttccatagGATTATTCAATCTCTTCCTATCCTGCCTCCGGTTATTCTAGATTTAATTGTAACGAGCGTCTTTGTAATGTTCGATGTCTTCTTTAATTTTCTTGGCGTAGTCTTCAATGGAGAGCCTTACCTaatatttggttttgaaatataTTTCCAAAGAAGATACAACATCAGCCGAGGAAGAACCTAATTGCTTTTGCCAACGCGTTGTAATCGACATCGGCCAACTCACTGATGGTGGTTGTGGAGTGAGCCAGTGCGAGGAAAGACTAGAGTAGGTGGTTGTGGAGCTGGACCGAGAGGAGTCACCGAATCGAGAATCTTTTTGGGAGCGGATGGAGATGATCGATTTGGAGATTTCTAGAGAACGGGTCCTTCCGCCGCAACTTTTTGGCATTTTGGTTTCAGAACTGTCCTAGTCATTAGAGCTGCTGCAGTTGTGATAACGACAGGCGCATTctttagcttatttaattttcGACTGAAAGTCATGGCTGATTGGGAAAGGCTCTCTTCTTTTATTGTAACTCCGTTGAGGAATAGAACTGAGCAGTGATGAGCTTAGGAGATTTATTAAACAATATCTTGTAATGGCTCTCTCACCAATCAGAGAAAGTATCAATTATTTGTGGTTGTTTTGGAAAGCTGGGAAGCTTAAAAGCCATGTTAGTAGACTGGTAAGTAGAATGAATGGAGTAGTGTATATCAATTTGATTGGCAATTTGCCAAGAGAAAGGGGGTTGATTGTAAGTTTTTTGAGTAAATAGGTATTGAATGCATTGGACAAGATGAAATTGGTGAGTAAGTAAATTCAGATAATACTAGTTGATTCTATCCTTATCTTTTTTACCAGTATTTATGGTATCGTCATAGGAAAGACCCCTACATATGAGGTAGCCTTCCCAAGCGAGAAGCATCTAAGAAACTTATTGTTCATCAATATCTTCATAACGGCTGGTAAACTAAGCTGGGTCAAATTCTTTGAGGTGAAAAGGGGTAAAAGTTTGACAATATTTACCTATATTGAGGGGAAAGAATAAGGAGTCCATATAACTGGAGAATATATGGATGAAAGAATAAGGAGTTCATATAATTGGAGAATGTACAGATCCCCTGAGAAAAATAAATGACATAGTGACCATAAGAAGTATGAACAATATCAGATGGGATAGGAGAATGTATAAGATTGAGTAGGACAGAAGTATTCATAGATCTACATCTGGAAAAACCACTGTGGTCCTCCGTCGAGATAta
Proteins encoded in this window:
- the LOC131220201 gene encoding cysteine-rich repeat secretory protein 38-like, which translates into the protein MASSGDINTDLCNTCVNQASPEIKLTCHMRTAAGIWYEYCTLRYSDRIFRSVYDPAYNSIQFFMLNLVNASVPQQFKATLNRLMNNISSVATYDPSVPKFAIGEANSTINQTIYRLVQCTQDLTNEDCNACLRDAISKIPPVCCDGKLGGRILGASCNLRFEVHAFY